In Diachasmimorpha longicaudata isolate KC_UGA_2023 chromosome 7, iyDiaLong2, whole genome shotgun sequence, the following proteins share a genomic window:
- the LOC135164808 gene encoding cofilin/actin-depolymerizing factor homolog, giving the protein MASGVTVADICKTTYDEIKKDKKHRYVIFYIKDEKQIDVEVIGPRDAVYENFLEDLQKGGTGECRYGLFDFEYTHQCQGTSEASKKQKLFLMSWCPDTAKVKKKMLYSSSFDALKKSLVGVQKYIQATDLSEASEEAVEEKLRATDRN; this is encoded by the exons ATG GCATCCGGAGTTACTGTAGCTGACATCTGCAAGACAACATATGATGAAATTAAGAAGGACAAGAAACATCGGTACGTCATCTTTTACATCAAGGACGAGAAGCAGATTGATGTAGAGGTAATTGGACCCCGCGATGCCGTTTACGAAAATTTCCTCGAGGATCTGCAGAAGGGGGGTACTGGCGAATGCCGTTATGGACTTTTTGATTTCGAGTACACTCATCAATGTCAAGGCACCTCCGAG GCTTCCAAGAAACAGAAATTGTTCCTGATGTCGTGGTGTCCCGACACAGCAAAAGTCAAGAAGAAGATGTTGTACTCAAGCTCATTCGACGCGCTCAAGAAGTCCCTCGTCGGTGTACAGAAGTACATACAGGCGACGGATCTCTCGGAGGCCTCTGAGGAGGCTGTCGAGGAGAAACTCCGTGCCACCGAcaggaattaa
- the LOC135164435 gene encoding protein IMPACT-A-like, giving the protein MYKVAIVNAIGDVTSTADAPQLIEYRGTRGIMDNLAQQADEIEALVAIYGDELVIEDEENRAYSINIGEGGCNVKLYLKLPIDYPSSVPPVYEVSAPHLRQEQKSRICRILDEVYLDYVGQNVIYQWVERIREELQNLNNQKEGESHEDVEECKEENDLDTNLTPAPVEETCPEIYHGEVVVDRKSFFQGHTARVTSVAQIKLVLKKLMENRKVEQATHNMYAYRLQQEKTTNYLQDCEDDGENQAGGRLLHLLQILDAKDVLVVVSRWYGGIHLGPDRFRHINNAARLVLEAAGIINRSKNKK; this is encoded by the exons ATGTACAAAGTCGCTATTGTCAATGCGATTGGAGACGTGACATCGACAGCTGACGCACCACAATTGATTGAATACCGGGGGACACGAGGTATCATGGATAATCTTGCTCAACAA GCTGATGAGATAGAGGCACTTGTGGCTATCTACGGAGATGAACTCGTCATCGAGGACGAGGAGAACCGCGCGTATAGCATCAACATCGGGGAGGGCGGTTGTAATGTTAAACTTTATCTGAAGTTGCCTATTGATTATCCATCGTCTGTGCCACCTGTCTATGAAGTATCTGCACCACATTTGAGGCAAGAGCAGAAGAGCCGGATATGTCGGATACTGGACGAGGTATACTT ggATTACGTAGGTCAAAATGTTATCTACCAGTGGGTGGAGAGAATACGTGAAGAATTGCAGAATTTAAATAACCAAAAAGAGGGCGAATCTCATGAAGATGTTGAAGAATGTAAAGAGGAGAATGATCTCGACACAAACTTGACACCTGCTCCTGTGGAAGAAACATGTCCTGAAATTTATCATGGTGAGGTTGTTGTTGACAGAAAGAGCTTCTTCCAGGGACATACTGCTAGAGTAACATCAGTTGCTCAAATAAA ATTAGTTCTCAAGAAACTCATGGAAAATAGGAAGGTGGAACAAGCAACACACAACATGTACGCCTACAGACTCCAGCAGGAGAAAACAACCAACTACCTCCAAGACTGTGAGGATGACGGTGAGAACCAGGCTGGGGGTAGACTGCTTCACCTTCTGCAAATTCTTGATGCCAAAGACGTTCTAGTGGTAGTGTCACGATGGTACGGAGGAATCCACCTCGGGCCAGATCGTTTCCGACACATCAACAATGCAGCACGCCTAGTCCTAGAGGCTGCAGGTATCATCAATcgaagtaaaaataaaaaatga
- the LOC135164432 gene encoding coatomer subunit delta: MVLIASAVCTKAGKTIISRQFVEMTKARIEGLLAAFPKLMSTGKQHTFVETESVRYVYQPMEKLYMLLITTKASNILEDLETLRLFARVIPEYCKSMDESEISDHAFELIFAFDEIVALGYRENVNLAQIRTFVEMDSHEERVFNAVRYTQEREAKNKMREKAKELQRQKLEANKKGGMKSSGFAGGYGNNSGGFNSSPTVGDSANFVPEPVKANYTPSAKPTSAGPGAMKLGGKIRDIDSFVDQLKEEGENVVTNVKVLDAKVAPTSQQIIHTEPVHLRQEEKLNVRVGRDGGVQQFELHGLVTLNISDEQWGRIRVQLENEDTRGVQLQTHPNVDKDLFRMKGQIGLKVPTKPFPLNTDVGVLKWRLQSQDESALPISINCWPSENGENGCDVNIEYELDHAELELNDVKINIPLPMGCTPVVSECDGEYSHEARRNQLVWSLPLVDASSKSGSMEFSAPSSTPSDFFPLHVAFTSKTSYAKIKVVDVQLVDDGSPVKHSVDTVFLTDNYEVA; the protein is encoded by the exons ATG GTACTTATTGCGAGTGCAGTATGCACCAAGGCTGGAAAAA caATTATCTCTCGTCAATTTGTCGAGATGACGAAGGCGAGGATAGAGGGTCTCTTGGCAGCATTTCCCAAATTAATGAGCACCGGGAAACAGCATACATTTGTCGAGACTGAATCTGTTAGGTATGTGTACCAGCCAATGGAGAAATTGTACATGCTACTGATTACCACCAAGGCCAGTAATATCCTCGAGGATTTGGAAACTCTCAGATTATTCGCCAGAGTC ATTCCAGAATACTGCAAGTCTATGGACGAGTCCGAGATCTCAGACCACGCATTTGAATTAATATTCGCGTTTGACGAGATAGTGGCCCTCGGCTACAGGGAAAATGTTAATCTCGCCCAGATTCGAACATTCGTGGAGATGGACTCTCATGAGGAGCGTGTGTTCAACGCCGTTCGTTATACCCAAGAGCGTGAGGCAAAGAATAAGATGAGGGAGAAGGCAAAGGAGCTGCAGAGGCAGAAGTTAGAGGCAAATAAGAAGGGAGGAATGAAGTCTTCGGGCTTCGCCGGGGGTTATGGCAACAACAGTGGAGGCTTCAACTCCAGTCCAACAGTGGGTGACTCGGCGAATTTCGTGCCTGAACCTGTGAAGGCCAACTACACTCCATCAGCTAAACCAACATCTGCTGGGCCTGGGGCTATGAAACTAGGTGGCAAAATTCGAGATATAGATTCATTCGTGGACCAGTTGAAAGAGGAAGGTGAGAATGTCGTGACGAATGTCAAGGTTCTGGATGCGAAGGTAGCACCAACGTCGCAACAGATCATCCACACAGAGCCTGTGCATTTAAGACAAGAGGAAAAGCTGAATGTAAGAGTGGGAAGGGACGGTGGAGTGCAGCAGTTTGAGCTACATGGACTCGTCACACTGAATATTTCTGACGAACAGTGGGGAAGGATACGTGTTCAATTGGAGAACGAAGACACCAGGGGAGTCCAGCTTCAGACACATCCCAATGTTGACAAGGATTTGTTCAGGATGAAGGGACAGATTGGACTGAAAGTACCGACTAAACCATTCCCTCTTAACACCGATGTTGGAGTGCTCAAGTGGAGGCTTCAATCACAGGATGAGTCGGCTCTACCTATTTCTA taaacTGCTGGCCCTCAGAAAATGGTGAAAACGGATGTGACGTTAATATCGAATACGAGTTAGATCATGCGGAGCTGGAGTTAAATGATGTTAAGATCAACATTCCACTGCCCATGGGTTGTACTCCAGTCGTGAGCGAGTGCGATGGAGAGTACAGTCACGAGGCCAGAAGAAATCAGCTGGTTTGGTCGCTACCACTCGTTGATGCATCCTCTAAATCTGGCTCCATGGAGTTCTCAGCGCCGTCCTCGACACCCTCAGACTTTTTCCCACTTCACGTGGCATTCACGTCAAAAACTTCATACGCCAAAATTAAA gtGGTGGATGTCCAATTAGTTGACGATGGAAGCCCCGTTAAACATTCTGTCGACACTGTATTCCTTACGGACAACTACGAAGTGGCATAA
- the LOC135164427 gene encoding WD repeat-containing protein CG11141 has protein sequence MMTPMSEDGGPLREWAPLTSLLQQIPVKLQNGIFTQDINFTCISVLPEFLAIGTNCGLVYWYNRETGDLQRLRCENTYSSITCLRVISTVDYMVAAGNSQGVVTVFQIPKNLPESLPESLRPKQKKQVERYNIGGIHKSPVSSVEWSKNGMKLFSGDQDGLVVLTEIDFYMHLSKSSELLNEKYAVVQLSYQQGLLLVSTLFRTILVNSNQERKVFQVGQKERKSLGKLGAVFAARQAHVQEPVIYASRPGLRLWQADKTGTVIKTLIFKEAVQTTNTDVGLLNPAPEMFKKKRGEPSFGALIPFCDDLFVTFNDDIIYVINPVTIAITSVVNELRKVTDVSCTKDEVFVLEGTRNILRIAYHPEISNVESPEETKDTLTFAEFSKPVTAGILGLTSKIKENSLVPSLPFYKISSSNIIQEISALPSRGGVDPNPIVNGEEATEMPPIVPLTIDTPLVTDIDIEVEQNANSGKRDEGKVDRRQIFQKIGEQEFEEVVFTPERKHKRVGKSRINGNNGEDSFLKYCKDVQETHSSLLTLTIDDDCILRGERNLESIQKDVENKEKLLADVLNFDLSEYMTSSRNFSDDILSNGNGCALDTIPYVNCNESTADSAVLGIDEADDSGDEDESYRTELKKLETLGECSKQLLLMGKKNLVGAGENKVEMNGGEELNHSRELEIRFNVLSKEFVSSAICDEADDWVVVSSQD, from the exons ATGATGACTCCGATGAGCGAGGACGGTGGTCCGCTGAGGGAGTGGGCACCACTGACAAGCCTACTTCAGCAGATACCGGTGAAGCTGCAAAACGGAATATTCACGCAGGACATCAACTTCACGTGCATCTCAGTGCTACCTGAGTTCCTGGCAATTGGTACAAATTGCGGACTGGTTTACTGGTATAATCGTGAGACAGGTGACCTCCAGAGGTTGAGATGCGAGAACACCTACTCCAGCATCACGTGCCTGCGGGTAATCTCGACGGTGGACTATATGGTAGCAGCTGGTAACAGTCAAGGGGTAGTCACAGTATTCCAGATTCCGAAGAATCTCCCGGAGTCGCTGCCCGAGAGCCTGCGACCCAAGCAGAAGAAACAGGTGGAGAGGTATAACATTGGGGGGATCCACAAGAGCCCAGTGAGTTCAGTGGAGTGGTCGAAAAATGGGATGAAATTGTTCAGTGGTGATCAGGATGGCCTTGTTGTCCTCACGGAGATTGACTTTTATATGCACCTGTCCAAGTCCTCCGAATTGTTGAACGAAAAATACGCTGTGGTACAGCTGAGCTATCAGCAGGGGCTTCTGCTGGTGTCCACCCTTTTCAGGACAATTTTAGTTAACAGTAATCAGGAGAGGAAGGTGTTTCAGGTGGGCCAGAAGGAGAGAAAGTCGCTGGGAAAGTTGGGGGCAGTTTTTGCTGCTCGTCAAGCACACGTTCAGGAACCAGTGATTTACGCCAGTCGACCTGGACTGAGACTCTGGCAGGCCGACAAGACCGGGACTGTCATCAAGACACTCATCTTCAAGGAGGCCGTTCAAACGACTAATACCGATGTCGGCCTGTTAAATCCTGCGCCTGAGATGTTCAAGAAGAAACGGGGAGAGCCCAGTTTTGGGGCATTGATTCCCTTCTGCGACGATTTATTCGTTACATTCAACGATGATATCATTTATGTGATAAATCCTGTGACGATAGCTATCACTTCGGTTGTCAATGAACTCAGGAAGGTCACTGATGTGTCCTGCACGAAAGACGAGGTGTTTGTCCTCGAGGGAACGAGGAACATCTTGAGGATCGCCTATCATCCTGAGATAAGCAACGTCGAGAGTCCTGAGGAGACGAAGGACACTCTGACATTCGCAGAGTTCAGTAAACCTGTTACTGCCGGGATTCTTGGGCTCACTTCGAAGATCAAAGAGAATTCCCTAGTCCCAAGCCTCCCATTTTACAAGATTAGTTCCAGCAACATCATTCAGGAGATTAGTGCTCTACCTTCGAGAGGGGGAGTCGATCCAAATCCTATAGTCAATGGAGAAGAAGCCACGGAGATGCCTCCAATTGTCCCGCTAACCATTGACACACCTTTGGTCACTGATATTGATATTGAAGTAGAGCAGAATGCTAACTCTGGGAAGAGAGACGAGGGAAAGGTCGACAGAAGgcaaattttccagaaaattggAGAACAAGAATTTGAGGAAGTTGTCTTCACACCTGAAAGAAAACACAAGAGGGTGGGGAAGAGCAGGATTAATGGGAACAATGGGGAGGACAGTTTTTTGAAGTATTGCAAAGATGTTCAAGAGACTCATTCGTCTCTTTTAACACTGACTATTGATGATGATTGTATTCTCAGGGGGGAGAGGAATCTCGAGAGCATTCAGAAGGATGTCGAGAACAAGGAGAAGCTACTTGCTGATGTCCTCAATTTTGATCTGTCTGAGTACATGACGAGCAGCAGGAATTTCTCGGATGATATTCTTTCCAATGGGAATGGATGCGCACTTGACACGATACCATACGTCAATTGTAACGAGTCGACTGCTGATTCTGCAGTTTTAGGGATTGACGAGGCGGATGACTCGGGAGATGAGGACGAAAGCTATAGGACTGAACTGAAGAAActggagacactgggggagtGCAGTAAACAGCTCTTGCTTATGGGAAAAAAGAACTTGGTTGGAGCTGGAGAGAATAAGGTGGAGATGAATGGTGGAGAGGAGCTTAATCATTCCAGGGAACTGGAGATCCGTTTCAATG TTCTTTCGAAAGAATTCGTATCTTCAGCGATATGTGATGAAGCTGATGACTGGGTCGTCGTGTCATCACAGGATTAA
- the LOC135164806 gene encoding RNA polymerase-associated protein Rtf1, translated as MPKRKNQALIHSDSGESESDSGSDLENDFLSLAKKRKSKGQDDVQTNEGSNSKDSKTVDSATTESDDDWSVKPGKSKKKKQPSKRTKRKVTKSSSEESGSEDEPSKVSEPEEGEVSDSDQSGSDSSQEEFNDGYDDDLMGDAEDRARLAEMTEKEREQEIYKRVEQREAMKKRFEIEKKLRMVRKQEQRKQKESKKKEKSQDEKKYERAPDPKERSKDRKKTIEEKQDKKSNAMALLKARREERKEREEKEKARIEQQQAQSKDDEEELDDDHKGGSKTKLKASDIYSDDSGSSDSEPEEEAPKTTSARRSSSSDSRDSDSDNDKKSVASAKTKPKKPLYVNTRDELNKVRLSRHKMERFVHLPFFDRVVQGCFVRIGIGNNNGKPVYRVAEISGVCETGKIYQLGNTRTNKGLKLRHGAQERVFRLEFVSNQEFTDSEFFKWKEACALQGISMPTSDEIEHKLKDIKEALVYEFKEEDIEKIVQEKGRFKATPWNYAMKKAQLMRERDAANCRGDDSTATRLNLELSELEERASELDKMRTATISSISYINDRNRKKNVEEAEKAIMEEFKANKGKKIDDPFTRRSTKPRMVYKPEEEETAPVIVNDKASAPILGDIVGIDKENGQEVPKKQSTEDLFNAHNFDITIDLEVPIPSNPVSVLPKPVSNIKDTGPRRSLNLEDYKKKRGLI; from the exons ATGCCGAAAAGGAAGAATCAAGCGCTTATCCACTCGGATAGTGGTGAGAGTGAATCGGACAGCGGGAGCGATTTGGAAAAT GACTTTTTATCCCTCGCGAAGAAGAGGAAGTCCAAGGGTCAGGATGACGTCCAGACGAACGAAGGTAGCAACAGTAAGGATTCGAAAACGGTGGACTCGGCCACCACCGAGTCAGATGATGATTGGTCTGTTAAACCAGGGAAATCAAAGAAGAAGAAGCAGCCGAGCAAGCGAACGAAGAGGAAAGTGACGAAATCCAGTTCTGAAGAGAGTGGTAGTGAAGATGAACCCTCTAAGGTGTCCGAACCTGAAGAAG GGGAAGTTTCAGACTCTGATCAGAGTGGTTCAGATTCAAGCCAGGAAGAATTCAACGATGGCTACGACGATGATCTGATGGGGGACGCTGAGGATCGAGCGAGACTGGCAGAAATGACTGAAAAGGAACGAGAGCAGGAGATTTACAAAAGAGTTGAGCAGCGTGAAGCCATGAAAAAGAGATTTGAGATTGAGAAGAAGCTGCGAATGGTGAGGAAGCAAGAGCAGCGCAAGCAGAAGGAGTCGAAGAAGAAGGAGAAGAGTCAGGATGAGAAGAAGTACGAGAGAGCACCAGATCCCAAGGAGCGGTCCAAGGACCGCAAAAAGACGATTGAAGAGAAGCAGGATAAAAAGTCCAACGCAATGGCACTGTTGAAGGCTCGCAGAGAGGAGAGGAAGGAGCgagaggagaaagagaaggcgAGAATCGAGCAACAGCAGGCTCAGTCCAAGGACGACGAGGAAGAGCTGGATGACGATCACAAGGGAGGCAGCAAGACCAAACTGAAGGCCTCTGATATCTACTCGGATGATAGTGGATCATCTGACAGTGAACCTGAAGAGGAGGCCCCCAAGACAACTTCAGCACGTCGATCATCATCCAGCGACAGTCGTGACTCTGATTCAGATAATGATAAAAAGTCTGTTGCATCTGCCAAGACAAAACCTAAGAAGCCACTATACGTGAACACCAGAGATGAATTGAATAAAGTTCGCCTGTCACGACATAAAATGGAGAGGTTCGTGCACCTCCCCTTTTTCGATAGAGTCGTTCAGGGCTGTTTTGTGAGAATTGGCATTGGCAATAATAATGGCAAGCCTGTCTACAGAGTCGCCGAGATCAGCGGTGTTTGCGAGACCGGAAAGATCTATCAGCTTGGAAATACCCGGACTAATAAGGGTTTAAAGCTCAGACATGGGGCGCAAGAAAGAGTCTTTAGGCTTGAGTTCGTTTCAAATCAGGAATTCACGGATTCTGAATTCTTCAAGTGGAAGGAGGCCTGTGCACTCCAGGGAATATCCATGCCAACATCTGATGAGATTGAGCACAAGCTGAAGGACATCAAAGAGGCTCTTGTGTACGAGTTCAAGGAGGAGGACATCGAGAAGATTGTCCAGGAGAAGGGGAGATTTAAGGCGACTCCCTGGAATTACGCAATGAAGAAAGCCCAGCTCATGAGGGAGAGGGATGCTGCCAACTGCAGAGGGGATGACAGTACAGCTACGAGACTCAATTTGGAACTGTCTGAACTCGAGGAGAGGGCATCGGAATTGGACAAAATGCGCACTGCCACAATCTCCAGTATATCTTACATCAACGACAGGAATAGGAAGAAGAATGTCGAGGAGGCGGAAAAGGCCATCATGGAGGAGTTTAAGGCCAACAAGGGCAAGAAGATTGATGATCCATTCACCAGGCGAAGCACTAAACCCAGAATGGTGTATAAACCTGAGGAGGAGGAGACTGCACCTGTAATAGTTAATGATAAAGCTAGTGCACCCATTCTGGGGGATATCGTTGGAATTGATAAGGAGAATGGTCAGGAGGTGCCCAAGAAACAAAGCACTGAGGATCTCTTCAATGCTCACAATTTTGATATTACGATAGATTTGGAAGTACCTATTCCAA GTAATCCTGTGAGTGTTCTACCAAAGCCCGTGAGCAATATAAAAGACACTGGTCCCCGTAGATCGCTGAACCTAGAGGACTACAAGAAAAAACGTGGCCTCATCTAA